The following proteins are co-located in the Mycobacteriales bacterium genome:
- a CDS encoding bL9 family ribosomal protein: protein MKLILTQEVSGLGGPGDVVEVKDGYGRNFLVP, encoded by the coding sequence ATGAAGCTCATCCTCACTCAGGAAGTGTCAGGGCTCGGCGGTCCCGGCGACGTCGTGGAGGTGAAGGACGGCTACGGCCGCAACTTCCTCGTGCC